The Paenibacillus sp. RUD330 genome has a segment encoding these proteins:
- a CDS encoding DUF695 domain-containing protein, whose protein sequence is MADDWGFFERQSEDKELMRILVNCAWKQDAHPPGLNQLLSITINLYSIRSRHKNKESMISELERMEHELEEAVQAGGNSVYIGRINTPRRLEYYYYMESGASLEPLQKILSSRSGSRLMHYVKPDSDWEFYRYLLPDTLEELFIHNAQMVYALLNRGDDIRRPRNVYHWLLFRDHDGRKLMRMKLETMGYRIEEGKSGEPEPEYPYPLVISRFEDVRLETVNGRVDELYRMIGAGGGKYDGWGSVMKLTASYRIKAWWKKWLGSFSAACRPKS, encoded by the coding sequence ATGGCAGACGACTGGGGCTTCTTCGAACGCCAATCCGAGGACAAGGAATTGATGAGGATCCTTGTCAATTGCGCCTGGAAACAGGATGCGCACCCGCCGGGCTTGAACCAGCTGTTGTCGATTACAATCAACCTCTACTCCATCCGCAGCCGGCACAAGAACAAGGAAAGCATGATATCCGAGCTGGAGAGGATGGAGCATGAGCTGGAAGAGGCCGTGCAAGCGGGAGGGAATTCCGTCTATATCGGACGCATCAATACGCCGAGAAGGCTTGAATATTATTATTACATGGAGAGCGGAGCCTCGCTGGAGCCGCTGCAGAAGATATTGTCGTCCAGAAGCGGCAGCAGGCTGATGCATTACGTCAAGCCGGATTCCGACTGGGAGTTTTACCGGTATTTGCTGCCGGACACGCTCGAGGAGCTGTTCATCCACAATGCTCAAATGGTGTACGCGCTGCTGAACCGGGGGGATGATATCCGGAGGCCGCGCAATGTGTATCATTGGCTGCTCTTCCGCGATCATGACGGACGCAAGCTGATGCGCATGAAGCTGGAGACGATGGGGTACCGGATCGAAGAAGGCAAGAGCGGGGAGCCGGAGCCCGAATATCCGTATCCTCTCGTCATCAGCCGCTTCGAGGACGTCAGGCTGGAGACCGTCAACGGACGGGTCGACGAGCTGTACCGAATGATCGGGGCGGGCGGCGGCAAATACGACGGCTGGGGATCGGTCATGAAGCTTACCGCGTCCTACCGGATCAAGGCTTGGTGGAAAAAGTGGCTCGGCTCGTTCTCGGCCGCTTGCCGTCCCAAAAGCTGA
- a CDS encoding DoxX family protein, giving the protein MFDTGILILRVVAGLLFAAHGTQKLFGWFGGYGIKGTAGWLESLGAKPGVLMAVLAGLSELLGGLLLALGLWVWIAAALIIIPMLVAIAKVHGANGIWATSNGYEYNLILIAIALAVAFTGAGAYSIDAVLS; this is encoded by the coding sequence ATGTTCGATACAGGCATTCTTATCTTGAGGGTTGTAGCGGGGCTGCTGTTCGCGGCGCATGGCACGCAGAAGCTGTTCGGCTGGTTCGGAGGCTACGGGATCAAGGGAACGGCAGGCTGGCTGGAGTCGCTCGGCGCCAAGCCCGGCGTGCTGATGGCGGTGCTGGCGGGACTCTCGGAGCTGCTGGGAGGACTGCTGCTGGCGCTTGGACTGTGGGTGTGGATCGCCGCGGCGCTGATCATCATCCCGATGCTTGTCGCGATCGCGAAAGTCCATGGGGCGAACGGCATCTGGGCGACGTCCAACGGCTACGAGTACAATCTGATTCTCATCGCGATCGCGCTTGCTGTCGCGTTCACCGGCGCAGGAGCCTATTCCATCGACGCTGTCTTGAGCTGA
- a CDS encoding helix-turn-helix domain-containing protein → MDYSTMCPKYEAAIELLGKKWTGLIIRVLLGGPKRFKEIKEQIPEMSDKMLTDRMKELEQAQIVNRKVYPEMPVRIEYELTDKGHHLQPVIESIQDWGEHWM, encoded by the coding sequence ATGGACTACTCCACCATGTGTCCCAAGTACGAAGCCGCCATCGAGCTGCTTGGGAAAAAGTGGACGGGCCTTATCATCCGGGTGCTGCTCGGCGGGCCCAAGCGGTTTAAGGAAATCAAGGAACAGATTCCGGAGATGAGCGACAAGATGCTGACCGATCGGATGAAGGAACTCGAACAGGCTCAAATCGTGAACCGCAAGGTTTACCCGGAGATGCCTGTACGGATTGAATATGAGCTGACCGACAAAGGACATCATCTGCAGCCTGTCATCGAGTCCATTCAGGACTGGGGAGAGCATTGGATGTAG
- a CDS encoding glutathione peroxidase → MSIYDIEVETARGAKETLERYRGQVLLIVNTATKCGLAPQFDGLEKLHQTYGDKGLAVLGFPCGQFANQEPGDNDQIQEACKINFGVTFPLFAKVDVNGSGAHPLFRYLTDNARGFLGSKAIKWNFTKFLVDQEGRIVKRFAPTDKPEKIESHVAKLLGAPAPV, encoded by the coding sequence ATGTCTATTTATGATATTGAAGTCGAGACGGCGCGCGGCGCCAAAGAAACCTTGGAGCGGTACCGGGGCCAGGTGCTGCTGATCGTCAATACCGCGACCAAGTGCGGCCTGGCGCCTCAGTTCGACGGACTGGAGAAGCTTCATCAGACATACGGGGACAAGGGGCTTGCCGTTCTCGGCTTTCCATGCGGGCAGTTCGCCAACCAGGAGCCCGGCGACAACGACCAGATCCAGGAAGCATGCAAGATCAACTTCGGCGTGACGTTTCCGCTGTTCGCCAAAGTCGACGTCAACGGCAGCGGCGCCCATCCTCTCTTCCGTTATCTGACCGACAACGCCAGAGGTTTCCTCGGGTCCAAGGCGATCAAGTGGAATTTCACCAAGTTCCTGGTCGACCAGGAAGGCCGCATCGTGAAGCGCTTCGCGCCGACCGACAAGCCGGAGAAGATCGAGAGCCATGTCGCCAAGCTTCTCGGAGCGCCGGCTCCCGTATAA
- the sdhB gene encoding succinate dehydrogenase iron-sulfur subunit encodes MATETATKTGKMVKFIITRQDSPDAAPYTEEFEVPYRPNMNVISALMEIQRNPVKADGASTTPVCWESNCLEEVCGACSMVINGKPRQACSSLVDKLEQPVRVAPMSTFPVVRDLVINRERMFNALKRVKAWIPIDGTYDLGPGPRMAETKRQWAYELSKCMTCGVCLEACPNVNDRSSFIGPAAISQVRLFNAHPTGEMNKAERLETLMDDGGIEGCGNSQNCARSCPKGIPLTTSIAAINRDTTVQLFKNFLGV; translated from the coding sequence ATGGCAACCGAAACAGCTACCAAGACCGGTAAAATGGTCAAGTTCATTATTACCCGTCAGGATTCGCCGGATGCGGCTCCTTATACCGAAGAGTTTGAGGTTCCGTACCGCCCGAACATGAACGTCATCAGCGCCCTGATGGAAATTCAGCGCAATCCGGTGAAAGCCGACGGCGCGTCCACGACTCCGGTATGCTGGGAGTCGAACTGCCTCGAGGAAGTATGCGGAGCCTGCTCCATGGTCATCAACGGCAAGCCGCGCCAGGCGTGCAGCTCCCTGGTCGACAAGCTGGAGCAGCCGGTGCGCGTCGCTCCGATGAGCACGTTCCCGGTCGTACGCGACCTCGTCATCAACCGCGAGCGCATGTTCAACGCCCTCAAGCGCGTCAAGGCATGGATTCCGATCGACGGAACCTACGATCTCGGCCCGGGACCACGGATGGCGGAGACGAAGCGCCAATGGGCTTACGAGCTGTCCAAGTGCATGACTTGCGGCGTCTGCCTTGAGGCTTGCCCGAACGTCAACGACCGCTCCAGCTTCATCGGACCGGCGGCGATTTCCCAGGTTCGCCTGTTCAACGCCCATCCTACGGGCGAGATGAACAAGGCCGAGCGCCTGGAGACGCTGATGGACGACGGCGGCATCGAAGGCTGCGGCAACTCGCAGAACTGCGCGCGCTCCTGTCCGAAGGGCATTCCGCTCACGACGTCGATCGCCGCGATCAACCGCGACACGACGGTGCAGCTGTTCAAAAACTTCCTGGGCGTGTAA
- the sdhA gene encoding succinate dehydrogenase flavoprotein subunit, producing the protein MAKNNIIVVGGGLAGLMATIKAAEAGVHVNLFSLVPVKRSHSVCAQGGINGAVNTKGEGDSPWEHFDDTVYGGDFLANQPPVKAMCEAAPGIIHLMDRMGVMFSRTPEGLLDFRRFGGTQYHRTAFAGATTGQQLLYALDEQVRRWEAAGLVSKHEHFEFMGAVVDEDGVCRGITGQDLRTMEVHSFRADAVILATGGPGIIFGKTTNSVINTGTAASAVYQQGVHYANGEMIQIHPTAIPGDDKNRLMSESARGEGGRIWTYKDGKPWYFLEEKYPAYGNLVPRDIATREIFSVCVDQKLGINGENMVYLDLSHKDPKELDVKLGGIIEIYEKFVGDDPRKLPMKIFPAVHYSMGGMWVDYNQMTNIPGLFACGECEYQYHGANRLGANSLLSAIFGGMVTGPKAVEYIKGLKKSAEDVSSSIFDREVKLRTDKYESILKMDGTENAYVLAKELGEWMTNNMTVVRYNDRLEQTIQKIKELKQRYTNININDTARWNNAGVAFTRQLWNMLELSEAMTKGALLRDESRGAHYKPEFPERDDEKFLKTTIAKFTPEGPEISYEEVDTSLITPRKRDYSSNKH; encoded by the coding sequence ATGGCTAAAAACAACATTATCGTCGTCGGCGGCGGACTCGCCGGCCTGATGGCTACAATCAAGGCGGCCGAGGCGGGCGTGCACGTCAACCTGTTCTCGCTCGTGCCGGTCAAGCGCTCCCACTCCGTGTGCGCGCAAGGCGGCATCAACGGGGCCGTCAATACAAAGGGCGAAGGGGACTCCCCTTGGGAGCACTTCGACGACACCGTCTACGGAGGCGACTTCCTCGCCAACCAGCCGCCTGTCAAGGCGATGTGCGAAGCGGCGCCCGGCATCATCCACCTGATGGACCGGATGGGCGTCATGTTCAGCCGCACGCCGGAAGGCCTGCTGGACTTCCGCCGCTTCGGCGGCACGCAGTACCACCGCACGGCGTTCGCCGGCGCGACGACAGGCCAGCAGCTGCTGTACGCGCTGGACGAGCAAGTGCGCCGCTGGGAGGCCGCCGGCCTCGTCAGCAAGCATGAGCATTTCGAGTTCATGGGAGCGGTCGTGGACGAGGACGGCGTCTGCCGCGGCATCACCGGCCAGGACCTGCGCACGATGGAGGTCCATTCCTTCCGCGCCGACGCGGTCATCCTGGCGACAGGCGGCCCCGGCATCATTTTCGGCAAGACGACCAACTCGGTCATCAATACGGGCACGGCAGCCAGCGCGGTGTACCAGCAAGGCGTCCACTACGCCAACGGCGAGATGATCCAGATCCACCCGACGGCCATTCCGGGCGACGACAAAAACCGCCTCATGTCCGAATCGGCGCGCGGCGAAGGCGGCCGCATCTGGACGTACAAGGACGGCAAGCCTTGGTACTTCCTCGAGGAGAAATACCCGGCTTACGGCAACCTCGTGCCGCGCGACATCGCGACCCGCGAGATCTTCTCCGTATGCGTCGACCAGAAGCTCGGCATCAATGGCGAGAACATGGTCTACCTCGATCTCTCCCATAAGGATCCGAAGGAGCTTGACGTCAAGCTCGGCGGCATCATCGAGATCTACGAGAAGTTCGTCGGCGACGATCCGCGCAAGCTGCCGATGAAGATCTTCCCGGCGGTCCACTATTCGATGGGCGGCATGTGGGTCGACTACAACCAGATGACCAACATCCCCGGCCTGTTCGCCTGCGGCGAATGCGAGTACCAGTACCATGGAGCGAACCGTCTCGGCGCGAACTCCCTGCTGTCCGCCATTTTCGGCGGCATGGTGACGGGACCTAAGGCTGTGGAATATATCAAAGGACTTAAGAAGTCCGCGGAAGACGTGTCTTCCAGCATCTTCGACCGCGAAGTGAAGCTGCGCACGGACAAGTACGAGTCCATCCTCAAGATGGACGGCACGGAGAACGCCTACGTGCTGGCCAAGGAGCTCGGCGAGTGGATGACGAACAACATGACCGTCGTCCGCTACAACGACCGTCTGGAGCAGACGATCCAGAAGATCAAGGAGCTCAAGCAGCGCTACACCAACATCAACATCAACGATACGGCCCGCTGGAACAACGCCGGCGTCGCCTTCACCCGCCAGCTGTGGAACATGCTGGAGCTGTCCGAGGCGATGACCAAGGGCGCGCTGCTCCGCGACGAGAGCCGCGGCGCGCACTACAAGCCGGAGTTCCCGGAACGGGACGACGAGAAGTTCCTGAAGACGACCATCGCGAAATTCACGCCGGAAGGCCCGGAAATTTCGTACGAGGAAGTCGACACTTCGCTCATTACGCCGCGTAAGCGCGACTACTCGAGCAACAAGCACTAA
- a CDS encoding succinate dehydrogenase cytochrome b558 subunit, producing the protein MNGNSYLTRKIHSLLGVIPLGLFLVEHAITNYSAFEDGPEGFNDSVGFLNGLPLVLFLEIFGIFLPLLFHGVYGLYVAYQSNWNNSRFKYGRNWAFTAQRVTGVITFIFVIWHVFETRFQVALGNLTHEELGARMHEIFTNPVYIVLYAIGVLSAVFHFANGMWSFLVSWGITVGPRAQRVSAYIWMGVFVIVSALFLLSIVAFTGSDFAESASAVRTWIG; encoded by the coding sequence ATGAATGGTAACTCGTACTTAACGCGCAAGATTCACTCGCTGCTCGGGGTGATTCCGCTCGGCCTGTTCCTCGTTGAGCATGCCATCACCAACTACTCGGCGTTCGAAGACGGACCTGAGGGCTTTAACGACAGCGTCGGCTTCCTGAACGGACTGCCCCTTGTTCTCTTCCTGGAGATCTTCGGCATATTCCTGCCGCTCCTCTTCCATGGAGTATACGGCTTGTATGTCGCCTACCAATCGAACTGGAACAACTCCCGCTTCAAGTACGGGCGCAACTGGGCGTTCACGGCGCAGCGCGTCACTGGCGTGATCACGTTCATCTTCGTCATCTGGCATGTCTTCGAGACCCGATTCCAGGTCGCCCTCGGCAACCTGACGCATGAGGAGCTCGGCGCACGGATGCACGAGATCTTCACGAATCCGGTCTACATCGTGCTCTATGCCATCGGTGTCCTCTCCGCTGTCTTCCACTTCGCGAACGGCATGTGGTCGTTCCTCGTCAGCTGGGGCATCACGGTCGGCCCGCGCGCGCAACGCGTCTCGGCCTATATCTGGATGGGCGTGTTCGTGATCGTATCGGCTCTGTTCCTGCTTTCCATCGTGGCCTTCACGGGCAGCGACTTCGCCGAATCGGCATCCGCCGTACGTACCTGGATCGGTTAA
- a CDS encoding LysR family transcriptional regulator codes for MLNEDLNVFAAVVEQSSMNKASALLNLSQPALSRKIAKLEQELGAQLFRRVGRRLELTRIGELTYDYALQARQLHRKYMSTLGEFKQTHRSSLTIGASLTTLQTTLPDLIQALTASHPEIDIKAVTGKTHEIVSFVRDKKIDLGLVASVIDDPQLHCVPLFDDHLELVLPRCHLLTENGKLAIRTLSGLPMILFSKGTWYRNLTDELFDTHRLHPDVKMEIDSFEAILRLLHTCGAATLLPHSYIRQQMLADNDLMVVPVLELEQTKRTTSLIHGDPARLEPAVRDWIREAAANYFRRSASPVASLKAMQQRAAETKQAGVRVD; via the coding sequence ATGCTCAACGAAGATCTCAACGTATTCGCCGCCGTAGTCGAGCAGTCCAGCATGAACAAAGCCTCGGCGCTGCTCAACCTGTCCCAGCCGGCGCTGTCGCGGAAGATCGCCAAGCTCGAGCAGGAGCTCGGCGCGCAGCTGTTCCGCCGCGTCGGACGGAGGCTGGAGCTGACGCGCATCGGCGAGCTGACCTACGACTACGCGCTCCAGGCCCGCCAGCTGCACCGCAAATATATGAGCACCTTGGGCGAGTTCAAGCAGACTCATCGCTCCAGCCTGACGATCGGGGCCAGCCTGACGACACTGCAGACGACGCTGCCGGATCTCATCCAGGCGCTGACCGCCAGCCATCCCGAGATCGACATCAAGGCCGTCACGGGCAAGACCCATGAGATCGTATCGTTCGTCCGGGACAAAAAAATCGATCTCGGCCTGGTGGCATCCGTCATCGACGACCCGCAGCTGCACTGCGTCCCTCTGTTCGACGACCATCTGGAGCTGGTGCTTCCCCGCTGCCATCTGCTCACCGAGAACGGCAAGCTGGCGATCCGGACGCTCAGCGGGCTGCCGATGATCCTCTTCTCCAAAGGAACCTGGTACCGGAACCTGACCGACGAGCTGTTTGACACCCACAGGCTGCATCCCGACGTCAAAATGGAAATCGATTCGTTCGAAGCTATCCTGAGGCTGCTCCACACATGCGGAGCCGCGACGCTGCTGCCGCATTCCTATATCCGGCAGCAGATGCTGGCGGACAACGACCTCATGGTCGTCCCTGTGCTGGAGCTGGAGCAGACCAAGCGGACCACCTCGCTCATCCACGGCGATCCGGCCCGGCTCGAGCCTGCGGTCAGAGACTGGATCCGCGAGGCGGCCGCGAACTACTTCCGCCGCTCGGCTTCGCCGGTGGCAAGCTTGAAGGCCATGCAGCAGAGGGCCGCTGAAACCAAACAGGCAGGAGTCCGCGTCGACTGA
- a CDS encoding TrkA family potassium uptake protein — MGKGSKGEQYCVIGLGRFGSSLAKELMQLGYEVLGIDRSEELVDDMSAVLTHTLCADATDEDALRAIGIRNFDCCIVAIGGDIQSSIMAAILVKDSGVGKVVVKAVSELHGRVLDKLGVDRVIYPERDMGIRVAHQLVSPNLLDYIELSSEYAVAELAVPGCLNGKALSEIDTRQRYGCSIVAINKPKGIIIAPQADSVLEEKDVMVVIGTNEGIEQFENAVSRG, encoded by the coding sequence ATGGGAAAGGGTTCAAAAGGAGAGCAATACTGCGTCATCGGACTGGGGCGATTCGGCTCCAGCCTGGCCAAGGAGCTCATGCAGCTCGGCTACGAGGTGCTCGGCATCGATCGCAGCGAGGAGCTGGTGGACGATATGAGCGCCGTGCTCACCCATACGCTGTGCGCCGACGCGACGGACGAGGATGCGCTGCGAGCGATCGGGATCCGCAACTTCGACTGCTGCATCGTGGCCATCGGGGGAGACATCCAGTCGAGCATCATGGCGGCGATTCTGGTCAAGGATTCCGGAGTCGGCAAGGTCGTCGTGAAGGCGGTGTCGGAGCTGCACGGCCGGGTGCTGGACAAGCTTGGCGTCGACAGGGTCATCTATCCGGAGCGGGATATGGGCATCAGGGTCGCCCATCAGCTCGTATCGCCCAATCTGCTCGACTATATTGAGCTGTCGTCCGAATACGCCGTCGCGGAGCTGGCTGTTCCGGGCTGCCTCAACGGCAAGGCGCTGTCCGAGATCGACACCCGCCAGCGCTACGGCTGCAGCATCGTTGCCATCAACAAGCCCAAGGGCATCATCATCGCTCCCCAGGCGGATTCCGTCCTGGAAGAGAAGGATGTCATGGTCGTCATCGGAACGAACGAGGGCATCGAGCAGTTTGAAAACGCGGTGAGCCGCGGCTGA
- a CDS encoding TrkH family potassium uptake protein — protein MQSWSSVFKQAFKLSPPRILVAGFAVMIAIGSLLLMQPFATAGGEGTRWIDALFTATSAACVTGLVVVDTGTHYSVAGQIIILMLIQVGGLGFMTMATLFALVLRKRISLKDRLLLQEAMNQSSMEGIVRLIRKVLLYSLVVEAAGALLYAIRFAADMPLGRAVYFGIFHGISMFNNAGFDIFGDYRSLTGYVSDPLVNIVTMVLIVTGGLGFIVLSDLMEWRTNRRFSLHSKVVLLATGSLIVIGAVVIFIFEYSNAKTMEPLGFGGKVLSAFFQSVTTRTAGANTLDIGAMRQASLFFMIILMFIGASPGSTGGGIKTTTFMTLVAAMGAMIRGREDIVLFRYRLAKERIMKALTITMLSLALVLVVTMVLCTVEDRDFLRILFETVSAFGTVGLSTGITTSLKDVSKLLLSLTMFAGRLGPLTMAYALRPKQGKELYKNPEGKIIIG, from the coding sequence ATGCAATCATGGTCTTCAGTATTCAAGCAAGCTTTCAAATTGTCGCCGCCGCGCATTCTCGTCGCCGGTTTCGCCGTCATGATCGCCATCGGCTCGCTGCTGCTGATGCAGCCGTTCGCGACAGCCGGCGGAGAGGGCACGAGGTGGATCGACGCCCTGTTCACCGCTACTTCGGCGGCCTGCGTCACAGGCCTCGTCGTCGTGGATACCGGCACCCATTATTCGGTGGCAGGCCAGATCATCATTCTGATGCTGATTCAGGTCGGCGGCCTCGGCTTCATGACGATGGCGACGCTGTTCGCCCTCGTGCTGCGCAAGCGCATCTCGCTCAAGGACCGGCTGCTGCTGCAGGAAGCGATGAACCAGAGCTCCATGGAGGGAATCGTCCGGCTGATCCGCAAGGTGCTGCTGTATTCCCTCGTCGTCGAGGCGGCGGGAGCGCTGCTGTACGCGATCCGCTTCGCGGCGGACATGCCGCTCGGCCGCGCCGTGTACTTCGGCATCTTCCACGGCATATCCATGTTCAACAACGCCGGCTTCGACATCTTCGGCGACTATCGGAGCCTTACCGGCTATGTGTCGGATCCGCTCGTCAATATCGTGACGATGGTGCTTATCGTTACCGGCGGCCTAGGATTCATCGTGCTGTCCGATCTGATGGAATGGAGGACAAACCGCAGGTTCTCCCTCCATTCCAAAGTGGTCCTGCTGGCCACGGGCAGCCTGATCGTCATCGGAGCGGTCGTCATCTTCATCTTCGAATATTCCAACGCCAAGACTATGGAGCCGCTCGGCTTCGGAGGCAAGGTGCTCTCGGCCTTCTTCCAATCCGTCACGACGCGCACGGCGGGGGCCAACACGCTCGATATCGGGGCCATGCGCCAGGCGAGCCTGTTCTTCATGATCATCCTCATGTTCATCGGGGCCTCGCCGGGCTCGACGGGCGGCGGCATCAAGACGACGACGTTCATGACGCTCGTCGCCGCGATGGGCGCGATGATCCGCGGCAGGGAGGACATCGTCCTCTTCCGCTACCGGCTGGCCAAGGAGCGCATCATGAAGGCTCTGACGATCACGATGCTGTCGCTTGCGCTCGTGCTCGTCGTGACGATGGTGCTCTGCACTGTCGAGGACCGCGATTTCCTGCGGATCCTGTTCGAGACGGTATCGGCATTCGGCACCGTCGGGCTCAGCACGGGCATCACGACCAGCCTCAAGGATGTCAGCAAGCTGCTGCTCAGCCTGACGATGTTCGCCGGCAGGCTCGGGCCGCTGACGATGGCCTACGCGCTGAGACCGAAGCAAGGCAAGGAATTATATAAAAATCCAGAAGGCAAGATTATCATCGGATAG
- a CDS encoding type II CAAX endopeptidase family protein produces MNSSELEKSYRKYFWTGIIGAAIFLILQIVPSFAGGLSGEEASAKPVPKDEAQQAAMAFARQLTGSEPLAAHTVHQSDRDITGYLSKEKLAKKFDEGPGKIVPTDTWQVSLSLPEGQMFVEVGMASGRVIGWKQVFKPSAGKSSDVLAPSAEELDRLAVKQAAELGYGKLERIGESAGYKTVYAVQGGEIGRARLTIEAAPPSAAAAEPGGKTVLAEFTPRYEVPKDYLAYTADQDRIASSLSLLGNLLPSGILFILAVIYSIVMRKYSSFRRGWAISLVFLGFYAINNLNMLDGLRAMYGARPNAETVVQVQLVITMGLTFLLALSAYFSLVAGDGLWRAQGRRLWLTSRESRFGETAWSSMKLAYVLGFILLGLQTVILIGLSAFTGAWSTSDVTQSPYNLAAPLLMPLLAWCAAIQEEAVYRLFGIGLLMKWLKNPFVACLIPTVIWALGHVTYPIYPSTTRLIELTILGLLFGYIFLRFGFFTAVFAHAIMDSVLMSVSLFLIGGGANILAGVVYIVAPAGVAWAMKGYGSRRSAVPIAPG; encoded by the coding sequence ATGAACAGCTCCGAGTTGGAGAAAAGCTATCGAAAGTATTTCTGGACGGGAATCATTGGAGCCGCCATCTTCCTGATTTTGCAGATTGTCCCATCCTTCGCGGGAGGGCTGTCGGGAGAGGAAGCCTCCGCAAAGCCTGTTCCCAAGGACGAGGCTCAGCAGGCAGCGATGGCTTTCGCCCGGCAGCTGACCGGCTCCGAGCCTCTCGCCGCTCATACGGTCCACCAATCCGACCGGGACATCACCGGTTACCTCAGCAAGGAAAAGCTGGCCAAAAAATTCGATGAAGGTCCCGGCAAGATCGTCCCGACCGATACGTGGCAGGTGTCTCTCTCCTTGCCCGAAGGGCAGATGTTCGTCGAGGTCGGCATGGCCAGCGGCCGGGTGATCGGCTGGAAGCAGGTGTTCAAGCCCTCTGCCGGAAAATCCTCGGACGTCCTTGCCCCCAGCGCCGAAGAGCTGGACCGTCTCGCCGTCAAGCAAGCCGCCGAGCTTGGCTACGGCAAGCTGGAGCGGATCGGAGAATCGGCGGGCTACAAGACGGTATATGCCGTGCAGGGAGGAGAGATCGGCCGAGCCCGCCTCACCATCGAGGCCGCTCCGCCATCCGCCGCCGCAGCGGAGCCTGGCGGCAAGACCGTCCTGGCGGAGTTCACGCCGCGATATGAAGTGCCCAAGGATTACCTCGCCTACACGGCGGATCAGGACCGGATCGCCTCCAGCCTGTCGCTGCTGGGCAATCTGCTGCCGAGCGGCATCCTGTTCATTCTCGCCGTCATCTATTCCATCGTCATGAGGAAGTACAGCTCCTTCCGACGCGGATGGGCGATCAGCCTCGTGTTCCTCGGCTTTTATGCCATCAACAACCTGAACATGCTCGACGGCCTCCGGGCCATGTATGGAGCGCGGCCCAACGCCGAGACCGTCGTCCAGGTCCAGCTCGTCATCACGATGGGCCTCACCTTCCTGCTCGCTTTATCCGCCTACTTCTCCCTCGTCGCGGGAGATGGACTATGGCGCGCGCAGGGCAGGCGGCTGTGGCTGACCTCCCGCGAGTCCCGCTTCGGAGAGACCGCTTGGAGCAGCATGAAGCTTGCCTATGTGCTCGGCTTCATCCTTCTCGGCCTGCAGACCGTTATCCTGATCGGCCTGTCGGCATTCACCGGAGCCTGGTCGACCAGCGACGTGACCCAGTCGCCTTACAACCTGGCCGCTCCGCTGCTGATGCCGCTGCTGGCGTGGTGCGCGGCCATCCAGGAGGAAGCCGTATACCGGCTGTTCGGCATCGGCCTGCTGATGAAGTGGCTGAAAAACCCGTTTGTCGCCTGTCTCATCCCTACGGTCATCTGGGCGCTCGGACATGTGACCTATCCGATCTACCCGTCTACGACGAGGCTGATCGAACTGACGATTCTCGGCCTTCTGTTCGGATACATCTTCCTTCGGTTCGGATTTTTCACGGCGGTATTCGCCCATGCCATCATGGACTCCGTGCTGATGTCGGTCTCGCTCTTCCTGATCGGAGGAGGCGCCAATATCCTTGCGGGCGTCGTCTATATCGTCGCTCCTGCCGGCGTCGCCTGGGCGATGAAAGGGTACGGCTCGCGGCGGAGCGCCGTCCCGATAGCGCCCGGTTAG
- a CDS encoding VanZ family protein, translated as MNKKFVPILLWSMAAVYVLLMAELLFLREGGSLRSFNLIPFHTIQEYINVDGGMRRNAVDVNIWGNILIFVPAGIYAMLIGKSESLWPRLAAVALLSAAVEAGQYVLAAGAADIDDVILNATGGLIGITIYSVLKLGLRKQERVKLFLSLLSAGVGVPVLILSLILYAVNRV; from the coding sequence ATGAACAAAAAATTCGTTCCGATCCTGTTATGGAGCATGGCGGCGGTGTATGTGCTGCTGATGGCGGAGCTGCTCTTCCTGAGGGAGGGGGGCAGCCTGAGAAGCTTCAATCTGATTCCATTCCATACGATCCAGGAATACATCAACGTCGACGGCGGCATGCGCAGGAATGCGGTGGACGTCAACATATGGGGCAACATCCTGATCTTTGTTCCCGCTGGGATCTATGCCATGCTGATCGGCAAGTCGGAATCGTTATGGCCCAGGCTCGCGGCGGTCGCGCTGCTCAGCGCAGCCGTGGAGGCCGGTCAGTATGTTCTGGCCGCAGGGGCGGCCGATATCGACGATGTGATCCTCAACGCGACAGGCGGCTTGATCGGGATCACGATCTATTCCGTCCTGAAGCTGGGATTGAGGAAGCAGGAGCGGGTCAAGCTCTTTCTGTCCCTTTTGTCGGCCGGAGTCGGCGTGCCGGTGCTGATCCTGTCCCTCATCCTGTACGCCGTCAACCGGGTGTGA